The following proteins are encoded in a genomic region of Penaeus chinensis breed Huanghai No. 1 chromosome 10, ASM1920278v2, whole genome shotgun sequence:
- the LOC125029609 gene encoding venom protein 302-like yields the protein MRASLVLLAGVVLLALLCGTEAHHCPDCSTVSCPSTADCAHGTQREHCGCCDVCLRVAGEKCDGPSHLDGICKNPSKCSGNICT from the exons ATGCGcgcctctctcgtcctcctcgctGGCGtcgtcctcctcgctctcctgtgCGG GACCGAGGCTCACCACTGCCCGGATTGCAGCACCGTCTCCTGCCCGAGCACAGCCGACTGCGCCCACGGCACCCAGCGCGAACATTGCGGCTGCTGCGACGTCTGCTTGAGG GTTGCCGGCGAGAAATGTGACGGTCCCTCCCATCTGGACGGCATTTGCAAGAATCCATCAAAATGCAGTGGAAACATTTGTACTTAG
- the LOC125029985 gene encoding venom protein 302-like, which produces MRASLVLLAGVVLLALLCGTEAHKCEDCSTVSCPGTADCIHGTQREHCGCCDVCLRAAGEKCDGHEHMDGICINPLKCKKNVCT; this is translated from the exons ATGCGcgcctctctcgtcctcctcgctGGCGtcgtcctcctcgctctcctgtgCGG GACCGAGGCTCACAAGTGCGAGGATTGCAGCACCGTCTCCTGCCCGGGCACAGCCGACTGCATCCACGGCACCCAGCGCGAACACTGCGGCTGCTGCGACGTCTGCTTGAGG GCTGCCGGCGAGAAATGTGACGGTCACGAGCACATGGACGGCATTTGCATAAACCCACTGAAATGCAAGAAAAACGTTTGTACTTAG
- the LOC125029984 gene encoding venom protein 302-like — translation MRASLVLLAGVVLLALLCGTEAHKCEDCSTVSCPGTADCIHGTQREHCGCCDVCLRAAGEKCDGHEHMDGICINPLKCKKNVCT, via the exons ATGCGcgcctctctcgtcctcctcgctGGCGtcgtcctcctcgctctcctgtgCGG GACCGAGGCTCACAAGTGCGAGGATTGCAGCACCGTCTCCTGCCCGGGCACAGCCGACTGCATCCACGGCACCCAGCGCGAACACTGCGGCTGCTGCGACGTCTGCTTGAGG GCTGCCGGCGAGAAATGTGACGGTCACGAGCATATGGACGGCATTTGCATAAACCCACTGAAATGCAAGAAAAACGTTTGTACTTAG